ACCATGGTCGCCATCGTCTCCGTCGGCGACCCGCGCGATCTCGCCCTCCGTCCCCGCGACGGCGGAGCCACCCTGCTGCGACTGCCCCTGGGCCACGGCGACCTCGTCGTCATGGGCGGCTCCTGCCAGCGCACCATGGAGCACGCCGTGCCGAAGTCGGTACGGGCGGTCGGGCCCCGCATCAGCGTGCAGTTCCGGACCCGGGGCGTCCGCTGACCGCCGGCTCCGGGCGCCGCCCTCGGAGTTGCGGCCCCACCCGGGCCCGTCCACGCTGATGGGCGTGGATCTGGGCGCGTTCTCCGTGAGTCTGTCCGTACGGGACATCGAGGCCTCCAGGAAGCTCGGCTTCACCGCCTTCGGCGGGGACCCCGCGCAGAACTGGCTGATCCTCAAGAACGGCGACCACATGATCGGGCTCTTCCAGGGCATGTTCGAGAAGAACATGCTGACCTTCAACCCGGGTTGGGGCGCGAACGCGCAGCCGCTCGATTCGTTCACCGACGTCCGCGGGCTGCAGCGGGAGCTGAAGGCGGGCGGCGTGGAGTTCCTGACGGAGGCCGACGAGTCCGGCTCCGGTCCGGGCGGCTTCCTCGTCCTCGACCCGGACGGCAACCCGGGCCTCTTCGACCAGCAGCGCTGAGCCCGTACGGCGCCGACCCGTACCGCCACGGCCTCACGCGACGGCGTCCGGCTCCTTCGCCGTGCGGACGGCCCCGGCCGCCGCGTGCAGCGAGCGCAGCGCCAGCATCAGCACGCCGATGTCGTCCAGGTACACCGGGTCCGGAATCAGGTCCACCGGCGAG
Above is a genomic segment from Streptomyces sp. NBC_01233 containing:
- a CDS encoding VOC family protein; translation: MDLGAFSVSLSVRDIEASRKLGFTAFGGDPAQNWLILKNGDHMIGLFQGMFEKNMLTFNPGWGANAQPLDSFTDVRGLQRELKAGGVEFLTEADESGSGPGGFLVLDPDGNPGLFDQQR